One window from the genome of Elaeis guineensis isolate ETL-2024a chromosome 5, EG11, whole genome shotgun sequence encodes:
- the LOC105046189 gene encoding LOW QUALITY PROTEIN: sorting nexin 2A (The sequence of the model RefSeq protein was modified relative to this genomic sequence to represent the inferred CDS: deleted 1 base in 1 codon) yields MMGAKSHYGLEPPPPREEMETLALVDDDHPSPNPHPLAAVPAAIHGGDPLLFPPPSPSSSSASPSPSPSPSSSFLDPPAYADVVFSPFDSQNGASSAPNSPRCAAASASEYARITVSDPQKEQETAGSLVPGGGTYVTYLITTKIRTPDSGGGPTEFRVRRRFRDVVTLADRLAESYRGFFIPPRPDKNVVESQVMQKHEFVEQRRSAIERYLRRLAAHPVIGKSDELRVFLRTPGKMPLPASTDVASRMLDGAVRLPKQLFGEGGAGYAAPQDVVQPAKGGRDLLRIFKELKQSVANDWGGVKPAVVEEDKEFLERKEKVQDLEQQLSTASQQAEALVKAQQDIGETLGELGLAFIKLAKFETEEATYDSQRIRATDIKCLATAAVKASRFYRESNAQTVKHLDTLHEYLGLMLAVHSAFSDRSSALLTVQTLLSDLSSLHARAEKLEAASSKIFGGDKSRIRKLEELKETIRITEDAKSCALRGYERIKENNKTELERLDRERRDDFVTMLRGFLVNQVGYAEKIANVWAKEAEETSRYAKESN; encoded by the exons ATGATGGGCGCTAAGAGCCATTACGGGCTCGAACCGCCGCCCCCGCGAGAAGAAATGGAAACCCTCGCCCTCGTCGACGACGACCATCCCTCCCCCAATCCCCACCCTCTCGCCGCCGTTCCCGCCGCCATCCACGGCGGCGACCCCCTTCTCTTtccccctccctccccc tcctcctcctccgcctccccctccccctccccctccccctcctcctccttcctcgaTCCCCCCGCCTACGCCGACGTCGTCTTCTCCCCCTTCGACTCCCAGAACGGTGCCTCCTCCGCCCCCAACTCCCCCCGCTGCGCTGCCGCGTCCGCGTCTGAGTACGCCAGAATCACCGTCTCCGATCCCCAGAAGGAGCAGGAGACCGCCGGATCCCTCGTCCCCGGCGGCGGCACTTATGTGACCTACCTCATCACCACCAAGATCCGCACCCCCGACTCCGGCGGCGGCCCGACGGAGTTCCGCGTCCGGCGGCGGTTCCGCGACGTGGTTACCCTTGCCGACCGCCTCGCAGAGTCCTATCGGGGGTTCTTCATCCCGCCCCGGCCCGACAAAAACGTGGTGGAGAGCCAGGTGATGCAGAAGCACGAGTTCGTCGAGCAGCGGCGCTCCGCCATCGAGAGGTACCTCCGCCGACTGGCAGCGCACCCGGTGATCGGGAAGAGTGATGAGCTGAGGGTTTTCTTGAGGACGCCGGGGAAGATGCCGCTGCCGGCGAGCACCGACGTGGCCTCGAGGATGCTGGACGGGGCGGTGAGGCTGCCGAAGCAGCTCTTCGGGGAGGGCGGAGCGGGGTATGCTGCTCCGCAGGATGTGGTGCAGCCGGCGAAGGGGGGCAGGGATTTGTTGAGGATATTCAAGGAGCTGAAGCAGTCGGTGGCAAATGATTGGGGAGGGGTGAAGCCAGCGGTGGTGGAGGAGGATAAAGAGTTCTTGGAGAGGAAGGAGAAGGTGCAGGACTTGGAGCAGCAGCTCAGCACTGCGTCCCAGCAG GCTGAAGCACTTGTCAAAGCACAACAGGATATTGGAGAAACATTGGGTGAGTTGGGATTGGCGTTCATCAAACTGGCAAAATTTGAAACCGAGGAGGCAACATATGATTCTCAAAGAATACGAGCTACTGATATTAAATGTTTAGCAACTGCTGCTGTGAAAGCAAGCCGATTTTACCGAGAATCAAATGCACAGACAGTAAAACATCTG GATACTCTCCATGAATATTTAGGGCTGATGCTAGCTGTTCACAGTGCATTCTCAGATCGTTCCAGTGCTTTGTTAACTGTACAAACACTTTTGTCAGATTTGTCTTCCTTGCATGCAAGGGCAGAAAAACTTGAAGCTGCATCCTCAAAGATATTTGGTGGTGACAAATCTAGAATTCGTAAACTAGAAGAATtgaaagaaacaataagaatcaCAGAAGATGCTAAAAGTTGTGCGCTTCGAGGGTATGAGCGGATTAAG GAAAACAACAAGACTGAACTCGAGAGGCTAGACAGAGAAAGACGTGATGATTTTGTAACCATGCTCAGAGGGTTTCTAGTTAATCAG